From Isachenkonia alkalipeptolytica, one genomic window encodes:
- a CDS encoding tRNA (mnm(5)s(2)U34)-methyltransferase codes for MPINSILRSTEITKILLDQKLENGGTAVDATMGNGKDTLYLCQRVLPNGKVFAFDIQENALNNTLKLLKKEALGTYIGSQIHCICDSHEYFDHYISESVDVFMYNLGYLPGSDNSIITNPTTTIKSLDLALTMLKVGGIISIIVYYGHSGGMEEKKALEEYLGDISSEEYKIFQGTMPYNDHCPPIIYMIEKSRQKKQ; via the coding sequence ATGCCAATAAATTCCATTCTTCGCAGCACAGAAATTACGAAAATTTTATTAGATCAAAAACTTGAGAACGGCGGCACAGCCGTAGATGCTACCATGGGAAATGGTAAGGACACCCTGTACTTGTGCCAACGGGTTCTACCAAACGGAAAGGTTTTTGCCTTTGATATACAAGAAAACGCTTTGAATAATACATTGAAACTATTGAAAAAGGAAGCTTTGGGTACTTACATTGGTTCGCAAATACATTGCATTTGTGATTCCCACGAGTATTTCGATCACTATATTTCCGAGTCGGTAGATGTATTCATGTACAACCTTGGATACTTACCAGGCAGTGATAACTCTATTATAACGAATCCCACCACCACGATTAAGTCTTTAGACTTGGCATTAACCATGTTGAAAGTGGGAGGAATCATTTCCATTATTGTTTACTATGGCCATTCCGGAGGGATGGAAGAAAAAAAAGCCTTAGAAGAGTATTTAGGAGATATTTCAAGTGAAGAGTATAAAATTTTCCAAGGCACAATGCCCTATAACGACCATTGTCCACCAATAATTTATATGATAGAAAAATCAAGACAGAAGAAACAATAA
- a CDS encoding 4Fe-4S binding protein — MSNKKNVILKTNQAWCKGCGICVAFCPVKILELKKEKIHVTDKEKCIKCGLCELRCPDFAIYLEEGKHGE, encoded by the coding sequence TTGTCGAATAAGAAAAATGTTATACTGAAAACAAATCAAGCCTGGTGTAAAGGTTGTGGAATTTGCGTCGCTTTTTGCCCGGTAAAAATACTTGAGCTAAAAAAAGAGAAGATCCACGTAACAGACAAAGAAAAATGTATAAAATGCGGACTCTGTGAGTTGCGCTGTCCTGATTTTGCAATCTATTTAGAGGAGGGAAAACATGGTGAATAA
- a CDS encoding 2-oxoacid:acceptor oxidoreductase subunit alpha: MVNKNLKLMQGNEACVEGALAAGMKFFAGYPITPSTEIAEISAQRLPRVGGKFIQMEDEIAGMAATIGGSLAGLKSMTATSGPGFSLKQENIGYAMLTEIPCVVVDVQRGGPSTGLPTAPSQSDVMQAKWGTHGDHPVIALSPSSIRETYDLTIQAFNLAEKYRTPVFLMLDEVIGHMREKIEIPDPSDIEIFNRITPDESEKSDYKAYDNSLEVPKMAAFGEGFKFHVTGLMHDEFGFPKNDPTVTEILMSRIMGKIENNLEDILLYDEYYTEDMDLLILSYGGTFRSVMSAVREAQRSGKKVGVFKAKTLWPFPEKRVKELSKKVDNIIVAEMNLGQYYYEVDRIARNNCEVSLLGKANGEPITPTEVLKKIKEVL; encoded by the coding sequence ATGGTGAATAAAAATTTAAAGTTAATGCAAGGAAATGAAGCCTGTGTTGAGGGTGCACTTGCTGCTGGAATGAAGTTTTTTGCAGGTTATCCCATTACCCCTTCAACAGAAATTGCAGAAATATCTGCTCAACGATTGCCTCGAGTGGGGGGGAAATTCATACAGATGGAGGACGAAATTGCAGGAATGGCTGCTACTATAGGCGGTTCATTAGCTGGTTTGAAGTCTATGACTGCCACTAGTGGACCAGGATTTTCCTTAAAACAAGAAAACATTGGTTACGCTATGTTGACGGAGATCCCTTGTGTTGTTGTGGATGTGCAAAGAGGCGGTCCAAGCACGGGACTTCCCACAGCCCCTTCACAAAGCGATGTCATGCAAGCGAAATGGGGAACCCATGGGGACCACCCCGTCATAGCTCTAAGTCCAAGTTCAATCAGAGAAACTTATGACCTGACGATTCAAGCCTTCAATCTAGCAGAAAAGTATCGAACACCGGTATTTTTGATGTTGGATGAAGTTATTGGACATATGCGTGAAAAAATTGAAATTCCAGACCCTTCAGATATAGAAATTTTTAATCGGATAACCCCGGATGAGAGTGAGAAAAGCGATTATAAAGCCTATGATAATAGTTTAGAAGTTCCGAAAATGGCCGCCTTCGGTGAGGGATTTAAGTTCCATGTAACAGGACTTATGCATGATGAATTTGGTTTCCCTAAAAATGATCCTACGGTAACGGAAATTCTTATGAGTCGAATTATGGGCAAAATTGAGAACAACCTTGAAGATATACTTCTTTATGATGAGTACTATACAGAGGATATGGACTTATTAATTCTATCCTATGGGGGAACCTTTAGAAGCGTTATGAGCGCAGTACGAGAAGCTCAAAGAAGCGGTAAAAAGGTAGGGGTATTCAAAGCAAAAACCCTGTGGCCATTCCCAGAAAAAAGAGTCAAAGAGTTAAGTAAAAAAGTTGACAACATCATCGTTGCGGAAATGAATTTAGGTCAGTATTATTATGAAGTCGATCGTATTGCAAGAAATAACTGTGAAGTTTCTTTACTTGGCAAAGCAAATGGTGAGCCGATCACTCCTACAGAAGTTTTAAAAAAAATTAAGGAGGTTCTGTAA
- a CDS encoding oxaloacetate decarboxylase subunit alpha, giving the protein MSKKVKFTETVLRDAHQSLLATRMRTEDMIPILESLDKVGYHSLEMWGGATFDSSLRYLDEDPWDRLRKIRKNVKNTKLQMLLRGQNILGYKHYSDDVVEEFVKRAIYNGIDIIRNFDALNDTRNLITALETTKKEGGHAQSCISYTLSPVHNIEYYVKKAKQLEDMGSDSICIKDMSGILTPYVAYDLVKAMKETIKIPVQMHTHYSSGIASMTYLKAIEAGADVVDTAISPLALGTSQPPTEPMVAALQGTDYDSGLNLKQLSDVADYFKPLRDRYLKEGLIDPKVLGVDANTLIYQIPGGMLSNLISQLKAQKKEDQLDAVLKEVPKVREDLGYPPLVTPMSQIVGTQSVFNVITGERYKMVPKEVRDYVSGLYGQPPKPMNPEVIQKIIGDKEVITCRPADNLKPQLEIIREEMKEYMEQDEDVLSYALFPQVALPFFKKRWTEKYKIEGSLYNEEDKTHPI; this is encoded by the coding sequence ATGTCAAAAAAAGTTAAGTTTACGGAAACTGTTTTACGGGATGCCCATCAATCTCTATTAGCTACAAGAATGAGAACCGAGGATATGATTCCAATTTTAGAGTCCTTGGATAAGGTAGGATATCATTCTCTAGAAATGTGGGGAGGAGCTACCTTTGATTCCAGTTTAAGATACCTTGATGAAGACCCCTGGGATCGTTTGAGAAAAATCAGGAAAAACGTGAAAAATACCAAGCTTCAGATGTTGCTCCGGGGGCAAAATATTTTAGGGTATAAACATTATTCCGATGATGTTGTGGAGGAATTTGTTAAAAGAGCGATTTACAACGGTATTGATATAATAAGAAATTTCGACGCTTTAAATGATACCAGAAACCTAATAACTGCCCTGGAAACCACAAAAAAAGAAGGGGGACATGCACAGAGCTGTATTTCCTATACCCTTAGTCCCGTCCATAATATCGAGTATTATGTGAAAAAAGCCAAGCAACTAGAAGATATGGGGTCCGACTCCATTTGCATAAAAGACATGTCGGGAATCTTAACTCCCTACGTAGCCTATGACTTAGTCAAAGCTATGAAGGAAACGATCAAGATCCCGGTTCAGATGCATACGCATTACAGTAGTGGGATTGCTTCTATGACTTATTTAAAGGCAATTGAAGCCGGCGCCGATGTTGTAGACACCGCGATCTCTCCCTTAGCCCTGGGTACTTCCCAGCCTCCTACAGAACCTATGGTTGCAGCTCTACAAGGGACAGATTATGATTCCGGGTTAAACTTAAAACAACTTAGCGATGTGGCGGATTATTTCAAACCCTTAAGAGATCGATATTTAAAAGAAGGGCTCATTGACCCCAAGGTTCTGGGAGTAGATGCAAATACCTTGATATATCAAATTCCCGGAGGAATGTTATCCAACTTAATTTCCCAATTGAAAGCCCAGAAAAAAGAGGATCAACTGGATGCTGTATTAAAAGAAGTTCCAAAAGTACGAGAGGACCTCGGCTATCCTCCATTGGTTACTCCCATGAGTCAAATCGTAGGCACCCAATCGGTATTTAACGTAATTACCGGTGAACGATACAAGATGGTACCGAAGGAAGTTCGGGATTATGTGAGTGGGCTCTATGGGCAACCACCTAAACCTATGAATCCTGAAGTTATTCAAAAGATCATTGGAGACAAAGAAGTGATCACTTGTCGCCCGGCAGATAATCTCAAACCACAACTCGAAATTATTCGAGAGGAAATGAAAGAATACATGGAACAGGATGAAGATGTTTTATCCTATGCCTTATTTCCCCAGGTAGCCCTTCCTTTTTTTAAAAAACGATGGACAGAGAAGTATAAAATTGAAGGAAGTCTTTATAACGAAGAAGATAAAACCCATCCAATTTAA